One Clarias gariepinus isolate MV-2021 ecotype Netherlands chromosome 18, CGAR_prim_01v2, whole genome shotgun sequence genomic window carries:
- the spry2 gene encoding protein sprouty homolog 2: MEPRAQDSGSGLLSLHQIQAVHSCNEYTESPMTWPRPQMPDPTPEEGAVPGPDDQTQDSSNSPQSAQRSTDTGPSLEHGTVEHSGETVVKEQAEKCEQDVEKGLTQELSFQENVGKNLSAVEEQTNTESKQEVLDLSGSSVPEQTSLGSVGELDVAIQEQPKSCDSKQEETKLLGNASTDQKHLKLEPKQEMTKQHNRKHPSPCDRCNRCKCKDCTAATPLPSCWMCGHRCLCSAEALVEYTTCVCCLKALLYHCSSDDEDSSADAPFSCQESRRCTRWSMAAAMAFVLPCLLCYGPARGCLALCQLCHDRRTHCRCKSQHVAHQL, encoded by the coding sequence ATGGAGCCAAGAGCCCAGGACAGCGGCAGTGGCCTTCTCTCGCTCCACCAGATCCAAGCTGTCCACTCCTGCAACGAATACACAGAGAGTCCCATGACCTGGCCACGCCCACAAATGCCTGACCCCACCCCAGAGGAAGGTGCTGTGCCTGGTCCAGATGATCAAACTCAGGATTCTTCAAATTCACCTCAGAGTGCTCAGAGGTCCACTGACACTGGACCATCCTTGGAGCATGGGACTGTGGAACACAGTGGTGAAACTGTAGTAAAGGAACAGGCAGAAAAATGCGAACAGGACGTGGAGAAGGGACTAACTCAGGAGCTCAGCTTCCAGGAAAATGTTGGCAAAAATTTGTCAGCAGTAGAGGAACAAACGAACACTGAATCAAAACAGGAAGTGTTAGACTTGAGTGGAAGTTCTGTCCCAGAACAGACAAGTCTAGGATCTGTAGGTGAACTAGATGTTGCAATACAGGAGCAACCCAAGAGCTGCGACTCAAAACAGGAAGAGACAAAGCTGCTGGGAAATGCTTCCACAgatcaaaagcatttaaaattggAGCCAAAACAGGAAATGACAAAGCAACACAACAGAAAGCACCCAAGCCCATGTGATCGCTGCAATCGCTGCAAGTGCAAGGACTGCACTGCTGCCACGCCTCTTCCATCTTGCTGGATGTGTGGGCATCGCTGCCTGTGCTCAGCCGAAGCACTAGTGGAGTATACCACATGTGTGTGCTGCCTTAAAGCGTTGCTCTACCACTGCTCCAGTGATGATGAGGACTCCAGTGCTGATGCCCCGTTTTCCTGTCAGGAGTCCCGACGGTGTACACGATGGAGTATGGCAGCAGCCATGGCATTCGTCCTGCCGTGCCTACTGTGCTATGGCCCCGCTCGAGGCTGCCTGGCTCTCTGTCAACTTTGCCATGACCGCCGGACCCATTGCAGATGCAAGAGTCAACATGTGGCACACCAGTTatga